A window of the Hordeum vulgare subsp. vulgare chromosome 5H, MorexV3_pseudomolecules_assembly, whole genome shotgun sequence genome harbors these coding sequences:
- the LOC123452519 gene encoding probable alpha,alpha-trehalose-phosphate synthase [UDP-forming] 7 isoform X2: protein MFSRSYTNLLDLANGNLSALDYGGSGGGGGGRPPRPRRMQRTLTTPGTLTDLDEERAGSVASDVQSSLANDRIIVVANTLPVRCERRPDGRGWTFCWDEDSLLLHLRDGLPEDMEVLYVGSLRADVPAAEQDDVAQALLDRFRCVPAFLPKDLSDRFYHGFCKQTLWPLFHYMLPFTSDHGGRFDRSNWEAYVLANKLFSQRVIEVLNPEDDYIWIHDYHLLALPSFLRRRFNRLRIGFFLHSPFPSSELYRSLPVRDEILKSLLNCDLIGFHTFDYARHFLSCCSRMLGIEYQSKRGYIGLDYFGRTVGIKIMPVGINMLQLKSQLQLPDLERRVAELREQFNGKTVLLGVDDLDIFKGINLKILAFEHMLKTHPKWQGRAVLVQIANPRGGSGKDVQGLKAEIEESCMRINGQFGRSGYSPVELVNRTLSSVERMAYYTVAECVVVTAVRDGMNLTPYEYIVCRQGIPGLDDDDAPKRNSMLVVSEFIGCSPSLSGAIRVNPWNIDTTAEAMNESIALSENEKQLRHEKHYRYVSTHDVAYWSKSYIHDLERSCRDHFRRRCWGIGLGFGFRVVALDRNFKKLTVDSIVADYKKSNSRVILLDYDGTLVPQTTIDRTPNETVVNIMNALCADKKNVVFIVSGRGRSSLEKWFNSCPELGIAAEHGYFMRRIRDEQWQINNQCSEFGWMQMAEPVMNLYTEATDGSYIETKESALVWHHQDADPGFGSAQAKEMLDHLESVLANEPVSVKSGQHIVEVKPQSS from the exons TGCAGTCGTCGCTCGCCAACGACCGCATCATCGTTGTCGCCAATACGCTCCCCGTGCGCTGCGAGCGCCGACCCGACGGCCGCGGCTGGACCTTCTGCTGGGACGAGGACTCGCTCCTGCTCCACCTCCGCGACGGCCTCCCCGAGGACATGGAGGTCCTCTACGTCGGCTCCCTCCGCGCCGACGTGCCAGCCGCCGAGCAGGACGACGTCGCGCAGGCGCTCCTCGACAGGTTCCGCTGCGTCCCGGCCTTCCTCCCCAAGGACCTCTCCGAccgcttctaccacggcttctgcaAGCAGACCCTCTGGCCGCTCTTCCACTACATGCTCCCCTTCACCTCCGACCACGGTGGCCGCTTCGACCGCTCCAACTGGGAGGCCTACGTCCTTGCCAACAAACTCTTCTCGCAGCGCGTCATCGAGGTCCTCAACCCCGAGGACGACTACATCTGGATCCACGACTACCACCTCCTGGCGCTCCCCTCGTTCCTGCGCCGCCGATTCAACCGCCTCCGCATCGGATTCTTCCTGCACAGCCCCTTCCCATCATCGGAGCTCTACCGTAGCCTGCCCGTCCGCGACGAGATCCTCAAATCCTTGCTCAACTGCGATCTCATTGGCTTCCATACCTTTGATTACGCCCGCCATTTCCTCTCTTGCTGCAGCCGCATGCTCGGAATCGAGTACCAGTCCAAGAGAGGCTACATTGGGCTCGATTACTTTGGCCGCACTGTCGGGATAAAGATCATGCCTGTTGGGATTAACATGCTGCAGCTTAAATCGCAGCTCCAGCTTCCTGATCTGGAGCGGCGTGTTGCGGAGCTACGGGAGCAGTTTAACGGGAAGACTGTCTTGCTTGGTGTGGATGATCTGGACATATTCAAGGGGATTAACCTCAAGATTCTTGCGTTTGAGCATATGCTCAAGACACACCCAAAATGGCAGGGCCGAGCAGTGCTAGTGCAGATTGCAAACCCAAGGGGTGGTAGTGGAAAAGACGTGCAAGGATTGAAGGCTGAGATTGAGGAAAGTTGCATGAGGATTAATGGACAGTTTGGGCGGTCGGGGTATAGTCCTGTGGAGCTTGTTAATAGGACCCTGTCGAGTGTGGAAAGGATGGCATATTACACTGTGGCGGAGTGCGTCGTTGTTACTGCTGTGAGGGATGGGATGAACCTCACACCATATGAGTACATTGTGTGTAGACAGGGAATTCCTGGtttggatgatgatgatgcaccAAAGAGGAATAGTATGCTAGTCGTGTCAGAATTCATAGGTTGCTCGCCATCATTGAGTGGAGCAATCCGGGTGAACCCTTGGAACATTGATACAACAGCAGAGGCAATGAATGAGTCCATTGCGTTGTCAGAGAATGAAAAGCAATTGCGCCATGAGAAGCATTATCGATATGTCAGCACACATGATGTTGCCTATTGGTCTAAGAGCTATATTCATGATCTCGAGAGAAGCTGCAGGGACCATTTTAGGAGGAGGTGCTGGGGTATTGGACTTGGATTTGGATTTAGAGTGGTTGCTCTAGACCGCAACTTCAAAAAGCTTACTGTGGATTCTATTGTTGCTGATTACAAGAAGTCGAACAGCAGGGTTATACTTCTGGACTATGATGGAACTCTAGTACCACAAACTACGATCGATCGAACTCCAAATGAGACTGTTGTTAACATCATGAATGCTCTGTGTGCTGATAAGAAGAATGTTGTTTTCATTGTAAGTGGAAGAGGTAGGAGTAGCCTTGAGAAGTGGTTCAACTCTTGCCCTGAGCTTGGCATTGCGGCTGAACATGGCTACTTTATGAG GCGAATAAGAGATGAGCAGTGGCAAATAAATAACCAGTGCTCCGAGTTCGGATGGATGCAAATGGCTGAGCCAGTAATGAACCTTTATACAGAAGCTACGGATGGATCATATATCGAAACGAAAGAGAGTGCTTTGGTCTGGCACCACCAAGATGCTGACCCTGGTTTTGGATCTGCGCAAGCAAAAGAAATGTTAGATCATTTGGAGAGTGTTCTTGCCAATGAGCCAGTCTCTGTGAAGAGTGGCCAACACATTGTAGAGGTTAAACCTCAG AGTTCATAA
- the LOC123452519 gene encoding probable alpha,alpha-trehalose-phosphate synthase [UDP-forming] 7 isoform X1 — MFSRSYTNLLDLANGNLSALDYGGSGGGGGGRPPRPRRMQRTLTTPGTLTDLDEERAGSVASDVQSSLANDRIIVVANTLPVRCERRPDGRGWTFCWDEDSLLLHLRDGLPEDMEVLYVGSLRADVPAAEQDDVAQALLDRFRCVPAFLPKDLSDRFYHGFCKQTLWPLFHYMLPFTSDHGGRFDRSNWEAYVLANKLFSQRVIEVLNPEDDYIWIHDYHLLALPSFLRRRFNRLRIGFFLHSPFPSSELYRSLPVRDEILKSLLNCDLIGFHTFDYARHFLSCCSRMLGIEYQSKRGYIGLDYFGRTVGIKIMPVGINMLQLKSQLQLPDLERRVAELREQFNGKTVLLGVDDLDIFKGINLKILAFEHMLKTHPKWQGRAVLVQIANPRGGSGKDVQGLKAEIEESCMRINGQFGRSGYSPVELVNRTLSSVERMAYYTVAECVVVTAVRDGMNLTPYEYIVCRQGIPGLDDDDAPKRNSMLVVSEFIGCSPSLSGAIRVNPWNIDTTAEAMNESIALSENEKQLRHEKHYRYVSTHDVAYWSKSYIHDLERSCRDHFRRRCWGIGLGFGFRVVALDRNFKKLTVDSIVADYKKSNSRVILLDYDGTLVPQTTIDRTPNETVVNIMNALCADKKNVVFIVSGRGRSSLEKWFNSCPELGIAAEHGYFMRRIRDEQWQINNQCSEFGWMQMAEPVMNLYTEATDGSYIETKESALVWHHQDADPGFGSAQAKEMLDHLESVLANEPVSVKSGQHIVEVKPQSVSKGFVAEKILSMLTENKRQADFVLCIGDDRSDEDMFEGIADIMRRSIVDPQTSLYACTVGQKPSKAKYYLDDTNDVLNMLEALADASEEVGSPEESETLSQSEEA; from the exons TGCAGTCGTCGCTCGCCAACGACCGCATCATCGTTGTCGCCAATACGCTCCCCGTGCGCTGCGAGCGCCGACCCGACGGCCGCGGCTGGACCTTCTGCTGGGACGAGGACTCGCTCCTGCTCCACCTCCGCGACGGCCTCCCCGAGGACATGGAGGTCCTCTACGTCGGCTCCCTCCGCGCCGACGTGCCAGCCGCCGAGCAGGACGACGTCGCGCAGGCGCTCCTCGACAGGTTCCGCTGCGTCCCGGCCTTCCTCCCCAAGGACCTCTCCGAccgcttctaccacggcttctgcaAGCAGACCCTCTGGCCGCTCTTCCACTACATGCTCCCCTTCACCTCCGACCACGGTGGCCGCTTCGACCGCTCCAACTGGGAGGCCTACGTCCTTGCCAACAAACTCTTCTCGCAGCGCGTCATCGAGGTCCTCAACCCCGAGGACGACTACATCTGGATCCACGACTACCACCTCCTGGCGCTCCCCTCGTTCCTGCGCCGCCGATTCAACCGCCTCCGCATCGGATTCTTCCTGCACAGCCCCTTCCCATCATCGGAGCTCTACCGTAGCCTGCCCGTCCGCGACGAGATCCTCAAATCCTTGCTCAACTGCGATCTCATTGGCTTCCATACCTTTGATTACGCCCGCCATTTCCTCTCTTGCTGCAGCCGCATGCTCGGAATCGAGTACCAGTCCAAGAGAGGCTACATTGGGCTCGATTACTTTGGCCGCACTGTCGGGATAAAGATCATGCCTGTTGGGATTAACATGCTGCAGCTTAAATCGCAGCTCCAGCTTCCTGATCTGGAGCGGCGTGTTGCGGAGCTACGGGAGCAGTTTAACGGGAAGACTGTCTTGCTTGGTGTGGATGATCTGGACATATTCAAGGGGATTAACCTCAAGATTCTTGCGTTTGAGCATATGCTCAAGACACACCCAAAATGGCAGGGCCGAGCAGTGCTAGTGCAGATTGCAAACCCAAGGGGTGGTAGTGGAAAAGACGTGCAAGGATTGAAGGCTGAGATTGAGGAAAGTTGCATGAGGATTAATGGACAGTTTGGGCGGTCGGGGTATAGTCCTGTGGAGCTTGTTAATAGGACCCTGTCGAGTGTGGAAAGGATGGCATATTACACTGTGGCGGAGTGCGTCGTTGTTACTGCTGTGAGGGATGGGATGAACCTCACACCATATGAGTACATTGTGTGTAGACAGGGAATTCCTGGtttggatgatgatgatgcaccAAAGAGGAATAGTATGCTAGTCGTGTCAGAATTCATAGGTTGCTCGCCATCATTGAGTGGAGCAATCCGGGTGAACCCTTGGAACATTGATACAACAGCAGAGGCAATGAATGAGTCCATTGCGTTGTCAGAGAATGAAAAGCAATTGCGCCATGAGAAGCATTATCGATATGTCAGCACACATGATGTTGCCTATTGGTCTAAGAGCTATATTCATGATCTCGAGAGAAGCTGCAGGGACCATTTTAGGAGGAGGTGCTGGGGTATTGGACTTGGATTTGGATTTAGAGTGGTTGCTCTAGACCGCAACTTCAAAAAGCTTACTGTGGATTCTATTGTTGCTGATTACAAGAAGTCGAACAGCAGGGTTATACTTCTGGACTATGATGGAACTCTAGTACCACAAACTACGATCGATCGAACTCCAAATGAGACTGTTGTTAACATCATGAATGCTCTGTGTGCTGATAAGAAGAATGTTGTTTTCATTGTAAGTGGAAGAGGTAGGAGTAGCCTTGAGAAGTGGTTCAACTCTTGCCCTGAGCTTGGCATTGCGGCTGAACATGGCTACTTTATGAG GCGAATAAGAGATGAGCAGTGGCAAATAAATAACCAGTGCTCCGAGTTCGGATGGATGCAAATGGCTGAGCCAGTAATGAACCTTTATACAGAAGCTACGGATGGATCATATATCGAAACGAAAGAGAGTGCTTTGGTCTGGCACCACCAAGATGCTGACCCTGGTTTTGGATCTGCGCAAGCAAAAGAAATGTTAGATCATTTGGAGAGTGTTCTTGCCAATGAGCCAGTCTCTGTGAAGAGTGGCCAACACATTGTAGAGGTTAAACCTCAG AGTGTCAGCAAGGGATTTGTCGCAGAGAAGATCCTATCGATGCTGACAGAGAATAAAAGACAAGCAGATTTTGTCCTCTGCATAGGTGATGATCGATCAGATGAGGATATGTTTGAAGGAATAGCTGATATTATGAGGCGGAGCATTGTTGATCCCCAAACCTCGCTCTATGCCTGCACAGTCGGCCAGAAACCAAGCAAGGCCAAGTATTATTTGGACGATACTAATGATGTTTTGAACATGCTCGAGGCACTTGCAGATGCATCAGAGGAGGTTGGTTCACCAGAAGAATCGGAGACACTTTCTCAGTCGGAGGAGGCATGA